A section of the Chloroflexota bacterium genome encodes:
- the trpE gene encoding anthranilate synthase component I, which translates to MIGTAPAVEAVIGHLRQNRAVPVYRELLSDLETPVSAYLKLAGDGPAFLLESAEPDESVGRYSFVGSDPYMLVAMRDGTATFTFADGGTETVAYRDPLRVVARQLAKINAVSLPELPAFQGGAIGYLGYEAVESFERLPHTRADDVGLPDVQLMFVDTFVMFDNVSRTQKLVTLAHPSDDPQRSYQEALKRLDQLAERLGSRPASLDHGCGAAGPVETNMSKAEFAAMVRQAKEYIAAGDIIQVVLSQRLKRRLAVHPFAVYRHLRQLNPSPYMYFLQLPDMHVCGASPEMLVRVRGSRMRTVPVAGSRWRGKDRASDDRIAEELLEDEKEVAEHVMLVDLARNDLGRVAVGGSVSVTRLLEVDRFSHVMHIVSHVDGSLSPAKSGVDALRSCFPAGTLSGAPKIRAMEIIDELEPTRRGVYGGAVGYFAYSGDLDTAIGIRTMVVRDGIGYVQAGGGIVADSEAEYEFNESMNKAAALLAAIDRAHGASK; encoded by the coding sequence ATGATCGGCACCGCTCCCGCCGTCGAGGCCGTTATCGGTCACCTTCGCCAGAACCGCGCCGTCCCGGTTTACCGCGAGTTGCTCTCCGACCTGGAGACGCCTGTCTCGGCTTACCTCAAGCTTGCCGGCGACGGGCCCGCGTTTTTGCTGGAGAGCGCCGAACCGGACGAATCCGTCGGCCGCTACAGCTTCGTTGGGTCGGACCCCTACATGTTGGTGGCGATGCGCGACGGCACGGCGACGTTTACTTTCGCCGACGGTGGAACCGAAACGGTCGCTTACCGGGACCCGCTGCGGGTCGTCGCTCGTCAACTCGCGAAAATCAACGCCGTGTCCCTCCCGGAGCTGCCTGCTTTTCAGGGTGGGGCCATCGGCTACCTGGGTTACGAAGCGGTCGAGAGTTTTGAGCGACTCCCGCACACCCGCGCCGACGACGTAGGACTGCCAGACGTTCAACTCATGTTTGTCGACACCTTCGTGATGTTCGACAACGTGTCGCGAACCCAGAAGCTGGTGACTCTGGCCCACCCGAGCGATGACCCGCAACGCTCCTACCAGGAAGCGCTGAAGCGCCTCGATCAATTGGCCGAGCGGCTAGGCAGCCGGCCGGCCTCGCTGGATCATGGTTGTGGCGCGGCCGGTCCGGTCGAGACGAACATGTCCAAGGCCGAATTCGCGGCCATGGTTCGCCAGGCCAAGGAATACATCGCCGCCGGAGACATCATCCAGGTGGTGCTCTCGCAGCGACTCAAGCGGCGATTGGCGGTTCACCCGTTCGCCGTTTACCGTCATTTGCGGCAGTTGAACCCGTCTCCTTATATGTATTTCCTGCAGCTGCCCGACATGCATGTCTGCGGCGCCTCTCCAGAAATGCTGGTGCGGGTGCGCGGGTCCAGGATGCGGACCGTTCCGGTGGCCGGCAGCCGCTGGCGCGGCAAAGACCGCGCCAGCGACGACCGGATCGCCGAGGAGCTGTTGGAGGACGAGAAAGAGGTCGCCGAACACGTGATGCTCGTCGATCTGGCGCGCAACGACCTGGGCCGTGTGGCGGTCGGCGGCAGCGTTTCCGTGACCCGTTTGTTGGAAGTCGACCGGTTCTCGCACGTTATGCACATCGTCTCGCACGTCGACGGTTCGCTTTCCCCGGCCAAAAGCGGGGTTGACGCGCTGCGGTCCTGCTTTCCGGCCGGAACGCTCTCCGGCGCGCCCAAGATCCGGGCGATGGAGATCATCGACGAACTTGAACCCACCCGGCGCGGAGTTTACGGCGGGGCGGTGGGGTATTTCGCCTATTCGGGCGACCTGGACACCGCCATCGGCATTCGCACGATGGTCGTCCGCGACGGGATCGGGTACGTCCAGGCCGGCGGCGGAATCGTGGCCGATTCGGAAGCCGAATACGAGTTCAACGAGTCGATGAACAAGGCCGCCGCGCTGCTGGCCGCGATTGACCGCGCGCACGGAGCAAGCAAATGA
- a CDS encoding aminodeoxychorismate/anthranilate synthase component II: MILMIDNYDSFTYNLVQYLYELGCEVEVYRNDAIDTATVRKLGPEAVVVSPGPCTPHEAGVSMELIEEVSRDLPTLGVCLGHQCIGEVFGGRVIRAPSLMHGKTSMIEHDGAGEFKDLPQPFQATRYHSLIVERESLPDSLQISAQTDDGIIMGLRHRSRPVHGVQFHPESILTPQGHDILRNFLELYRIGPRA; the protein is encoded by the coding sequence ATGATCCTGATGATCGACAACTACGATTCCTTCACCTACAACCTCGTCCAGTACCTCTACGAGCTCGGATGCGAGGTCGAGGTCTACCGCAACGACGCGATCGACACCGCCACGGTCAGAAAACTCGGGCCGGAGGCGGTCGTGGTCTCACCCGGACCCTGCACCCCGCATGAAGCCGGAGTTTCCATGGAGCTGATCGAAGAAGTCTCTCGTGACCTGCCAACCCTGGGGGTTTGCCTGGGGCATCAGTGCATCGGCGAGGTGTTCGGTGGGCGGGTCATTCGCGCGCCGTCGCTTATGCACGGAAAGACTTCGATGATCGAACACGACGGCGCGGGCGAGTTCAAGGATTTGCCGCAACCATTCCAGGCCACCCGCTACCACTCCCTGATCGTCGAGCGCGAATCGCTGCCCGATTCGCTGCAGATTTCGGCGCAGACCGATGACGGGATAATCATGGGGCTCCGCCACCGGAGCCGGCCCGTGCATGGGGTGCAGTTTCACCCCGAGTCGATCCTCACCCCGCAGGGGCACGACATTCTGCGCAACTTTCTAGAGCTCTATCGGATCGGGCCGCGCGCATGA
- the trpD gene encoding anthranilate phosphoribosyltransferase has protein sequence MIAQMLAKVYQGQDLTADEAESVMDQIMSGEFEPAQFGAFVACLGMKGETADEVAGLARAMRRAALALEVAGEDHIDTCGTGGDGKNTFNVSTAAALIAAAAGAVVAKHGNRAASSRSGSADVLEALGARIDLTPRQVGDCISRVGIGFLFAQSFHPAMRHAGPLRAQIGIPTVFNILGPLTNPAGARRQLLGVARPELLDLVAGALARLGTRRALVVHGLEGLDEISIAGPTRVFSVRGERIEQFQVRPSDFDLKERPLAEVAGGDPVENAEIIRAVFAGESGPPRDFMLLNAAAALLVAGRANELGDGVALARATLDSGDARRKLADFTAATHAV, from the coding sequence ATGATCGCCCAAATGCTGGCCAAGGTCTACCAGGGCCAAGACCTGACCGCCGATGAGGCCGAATCGGTCATGGATCAGATCATGTCCGGTGAATTCGAACCGGCGCAGTTCGGCGCGTTCGTCGCCTGCCTGGGAATGAAGGGCGAGACCGCCGACGAAGTGGCCGGACTGGCCCGCGCCATGCGGCGGGCGGCGCTGGCGCTCGAGGTCGCCGGCGAGGATCACATCGATACCTGCGGTACCGGCGGAGACGGCAAGAACACGTTCAACGTATCCACCGCCGCGGCGTTGATCGCCGCGGCCGCCGGCGCGGTAGTCGCCAAGCACGGCAACCGCGCCGCCTCCTCGCGATCGGGTTCGGCCGACGTCCTCGAAGCCCTCGGTGCCCGGATCGACCTGACGCCGCGACAGGTCGGCGATTGCATAAGCCGGGTCGGGATCGGGTTCCTTTTCGCCCAATCGTTTCATCCGGCAATGCGCCACGCGGGCCCGCTGCGGGCGCAGATCGGGATCCCGACGGTTTTCAACATCCTCGGGCCGCTGACCAACCCGGCCGGCGCGCGGCGCCAGCTGCTGGGCGTCGCCCGGCCCGAGTTGCTGGATCTGGTTGCCGGGGCGCTGGCCCGACTGGGAACCCGCCGGGCGCTGGTAGTGCACGGGCTGGAAGGCCTGGACGAGATTTCCATCGCCGGCCCGACGCGGGTGTTTTCGGTTCGGGGCGAGCGCATCGAACAGTTCCAAGTCAGACCGTCTGATTTCGACCTCAAAGAACGACCGCTGGCAGAAGTCGCCGGCGGCGACCCGGTTGAAAACGCGGAGATCATCCGCGCGGTCTTTGCCGGCGAGTCCGGACCGCCGCGGGACTTCATGCTGCTCAACGCCGCGGCGGCGCTGCTGGTGGCCGGCAGGGCCAACGAACTTGGGGACGGTGTCGCGCTGGCCAGGGCAACCCTCGATTCGGGCGACGCCCGCCGCAAGCTGGCCGATTTCACGGCTGCAACCCATGCGGTCTGA
- the trpC gene encoding indole-3-glycerol phosphate synthase TrpC, whose translation MSVLRNILAHKRAELGQRAAQVSLAQIRRRALAAAAPRGFAKALSGPGLAVIAELKRASPSAGRIADLDPSAVAANYQLAGAAALSVLTDEKFFAGSDEDLIRARAACRLPVLRKDFVIDPWQVHEARALGADAVLVIMAAIEDPEPLLGVAGELGMDALVEVHDQSELDRALAAGATLIGINNRDLQTFRTDLATTERLAPQIGGQAVLVAESGVKDKYDLARLAAAGADAVLIGETLARHSGDVDRMRALIKAPSPRVKICGISNPADAAAASAAGADFIGAILARSRRQVSPQRAREIFAAAPNAKSVAVMVAADAAEMAGALDQTGADYIQVHDLGKPPPRELAERVIPTFRVGSGGLEPDLGAIDAALVHVDSPAGGGSGKAWDWTQAPRLVGRRNYLLSGGLDPENVAATVIRLRPWGVDVSSGVETEGRKDRRKIAAFVERAKRAAELS comes from the coding sequence ATGAGCGTATTGCGAAATATCCTCGCCCACAAGCGCGCCGAACTTGGGCAGCGCGCAGCCCAGGTTTCGCTGGCTCAGATCCGCCGGCGAGCGCTGGCGGCGGCGGCGCCGCGCGGTTTTGCGAAAGCGTTGTCCGGGCCCGGACTGGCGGTCATAGCCGAACTAAAGCGCGCCTCACCATCCGCCGGCCGGATCGCGGACCTGGACCCGAGCGCGGTTGCCGCCAACTATCAGTTGGCCGGCGCGGCGGCACTTTCCGTGTTAACCGACGAGAAGTTCTTCGCCGGAAGCGATGAGGACCTGATTCGGGCCCGGGCGGCCTGCCGGCTTCCGGTCCTGCGCAAGGACTTTGTCATCGACCCCTGGCAGGTTCATGAAGCGCGCGCGCTGGGCGCCGACGCGGTACTGGTGATCATGGCCGCGATCGAGGATCCCGAGCCGCTGCTCGGGGTGGCCGGCGAACTGGGCATGGACGCTCTGGTGGAGGTCCACGATCAGTCCGAGCTGGACCGCGCGCTGGCGGCCGGCGCGACGTTGATCGGGATCAACAACCGAGATCTGCAAACCTTCCGAACCGATCTGGCGACCACCGAACGGCTGGCCCCCCAAATCGGCGGTCAGGCGGTACTGGTTGCCGAAAGCGGGGTCAAGGACAAATACGATCTGGCGCGGCTGGCCGCCGCCGGTGCCGATGCCGTGTTGATAGGCGAAACCCTGGCCCGTCACAGCGGCGACGTGGACCGGATGCGGGCTTTGATCAAGGCCCCTTCGCCGCGGGTGAAGATCTGCGGAATATCGAATCCCGCCGACGCGGCCGCCGCCTCCGCCGCAGGCGCCGACTTCATCGGCGCCATTCTGGCCCGATCGCGTCGCCAGGTCTCGCCGCAGCGGGCGCGAGAGATATTCGCCGCCGCGCCGAACGCCAAGTCGGTTGCGGTGATGGTGGCGGCCGACGCGGCCGAGATGGCCGGCGCCCTCGACCAGACCGGCGCCGATTACATCCAGGTGCACGACCTGGGGAAACCTCCGCCCAGGGAACTGGCCGAGCGCGTGATTCCGACTTTCCGAGTCGGTTCGGGCGGCCTCGAACCGGATCTCGGGGCGATCGATGCCGCCTTGGTCCACGTCGATTCGCCCGCCGGCGGCGGATCCGGCAAGGCATGGGACTGGACCCAGGCGCCGCGGCTGGTCGGCCGACGCAATTACCTTCTCTCCGGGGGGCTGGACCCGGAAAACGTCGCCGCAACCGTGATCCGCTTGCGGCCTTGGGGGGTCGACGTGTCCTCCGGCGTCGAAACCGAAGGGCGGAAAGACCGCCGCAAAATCGCCGCGTTCGTTGAGCGCGCCAAGCGGGCGGCGGAGCTTTCATGA
- the trpB gene encoding tryptophan synthase subunit beta produces MTAPSRRLRELPDASGHFGPWGGMFMPETLMPAVHELDDAYRAIRADAAFAKELATYLREYVGRPTPLYEASRLSALAGGARIYLKREDLAHTGAHKINAAIGQGLLARRMGKDRVVAETGAGQHGVASATVCALLDQKCVVYMGSLDIERQHLNVVRMQVLGAEVVPVESGSRTLKDAINEAIRDWVTNVADTYYLLGSVAGPHPYPMMIRDFQAVIGRETREQFNRLVGGTPDALVACVGGGSNAMGLFYEFLDDSAVALHGVEAAGHGLASGSHAATIGAGKEGVLHGTRTMVLQDRWGQVLPAHSISAGLDYPGVGPEHSHLASSGRAQYASITDRQALEAVTALARTEGIIPALESAHAVAFALELAGGMRKDQSVVVNLSGRGDKDMETIAEHGLAGK; encoded by the coding sequence ATGACCGCTCCTTCGCGGCGATTGCGCGAACTGCCGGACGCCAGCGGGCATTTCGGTCCCTGGGGCGGCATGTTCATGCCCGAGACGCTTATGCCGGCGGTGCACGAACTGGATGACGCCTATCGCGCGATTCGCGCCGACGCGGCGTTCGCTAAAGAATTGGCCACATACCTTCGTGAATACGTCGGGCGACCCACTCCGCTTTACGAGGCGTCCCGCCTGAGCGCTCTGGCCGGCGGCGCGCGCATCTATCTCAAGCGCGAGGACCTGGCCCATACCGGTGCCCACAAGATAAACGCCGCCATCGGCCAGGGTCTGCTGGCCCGACGCATGGGTAAGGACCGGGTGGTCGCCGAGACCGGCGCCGGGCAGCACGGCGTGGCTTCGGCGACGGTTTGCGCCCTGCTGGACCAGAAATGCGTGGTCTACATGGGCAGCCTGGACATTGAGCGTCAACACCTGAACGTGGTGCGGATGCAGGTCCTCGGCGCCGAAGTCGTCCCGGTGGAGTCCGGTTCCCGAACCCTGAAGGACGCGATCAACGAGGCCATACGCGATTGGGTCACCAATGTCGCCGACACCTACTACCTGCTCGGGTCGGTCGCCGGGCCGCATCCCTACCCGATGATGATCCGGGATTTCCAGGCGGTGATCGGACGCGAAACCCGGGAGCAATTCAACCGGTTGGTCGGGGGTACCCCCGATGCCCTGGTCGCTTGCGTTGGCGGGGGTTCCAACGCGATGGGGCTGTTCTACGAGTTCCTGGACGATTCCGCGGTCGCCCTGCACGGCGTTGAAGCGGCCGGTCACGGATTGGCCAGCGGCTCGCACGCGGCAACGATCGGCGCCGGCAAGGAAGGCGTCTTGCACGGAACGCGCACGATGGTCCTGCAGGACCGGTGGGGCCAGGTGCTCCCGGCCCACAGCATTTCGGCCGGCCTGGACTATCCGGGCGTGGGGCCCGAGCACTCCCACCTTGCCAGCAGCGGTCGTGCGCAGTACGCCTCGATCACCGATCGGCAGGCGCTCGAAGCGGTCACCGCCCTGGCCCGCACCGAGGGCATAATTCCGGCGCTCGAATCGGCGCACGCGGTGGCTTTCGCGCTCGAACTGGCCGGCGGCATGCGCAAAGACCAATCGGTCGTGGTCAACCTATCCGGGCGCGGTGACAAGGACATGGAGACCATCGCCGAGCATGGGCTTGCCGGCAAATGA
- a CDS encoding tryptophan synthase subunit alpha, whose translation MTARLERIYRRTRSRGELALNIFLTIGYPSLEESWELARAALAGGADVLELGIPFSDPIAEGPTIQHSSQVALENGVNLGDCLEFTARLRAETDAGLILMGYANPFLAYGIDPLAAAIAESGVDAAIAVDLPPEESGPLAQALAGRGVALVQFLAPTTDPERAVRVLANESGFIYVVSLTGVTGARQNMGVGLATFLRRTRSLTDRPLAVGFGISSPEHVLGLHGLADGAIVGSAFVKICGLADRPLRLARAEEFVSQLAGAARQGGDS comes from the coding sequence ATGACGGCGCGCCTCGAGCGGATTTACCGGCGAACCCGCAGCCGCGGCGAATTGGCGCTGAACATATTCCTCACCATCGGGTATCCGTCGCTCGAAGAGTCCTGGGAACTGGCCCGCGCCGCCCTGGCCGGCGGCGCCGACGTGCTCGAACTGGGCATTCCGTTTTCCGACCCGATCGCCGAAGGTCCCACCATCCAGCACTCGTCCCAGGTCGCGCTCGAAAACGGCGTAAACCTGGGCGATTGCCTGGAATTCACGGCCCGCCTGCGCGCCGAAACCGATGCCGGCCTGATCCTAATGGGTTACGCCAATCCGTTCCTGGCCTACGGAATCGATCCCCTGGCCGCCGCGATCGCGGAATCCGGGGTGGACGCGGCGATCGCCGTTGATCTGCCGCCCGAAGAGTCCGGGCCGCTGGCGCAAGCGCTGGCCGGCCGCGGCGTTGCGCTCGTTCAGTTCCTTGCCCCGACCACCGATCCCGAACGCGCCGTCCGGGTGCTGGCGAACGAGTCGGGGTTCATTTATGTCGTCTCGCTCACCGGCGTGACCGGCGCTCGGCAAAATATGGGCGTGGGACTGGCGACGTTTCTGCGCCGCACGCGCTCGCTGACCGACCGCCCGCTGGCGGTCGGGTTCGGCATATCCAGCCCCGAGCACGTCCTCGGGCTGCACGGGCTGGCCGACGGGGCGATCGTTGGCTCGGCGTTCGTGAAAATCTGCGGCCTGGCCGATCGCCCATTACGCCTGGCCCGCGCGGAAGAATTCGTGAGCCAGCTTGCTGGAGCGGCCCGCCAAGGAGGCGATTCGTAA
- a CDS encoding alpha/beta hydrolase, with the protein MNPWLLLLLLIPIGLAGLWTLLVFRTAWYLTHPNPRHTPKGYAPDFDPSVLGLEPVQIESRTGMTLKAWIARPKHHPASVILCHGVWTNHKEMVGRCVELLKLGYGVVLFDFSGHGESEGSTTTMGYREMLDLLGVVDWAADQVELGRLAVWGNSMGGSVAIMAAALDERLEAVIADSPFATLRENVARAFKRITGLPPWLFVGPVVWLGQRLVGHRMDHIRPVDLVASLHSRPLMVVQSGQDSIVSAESTRKLFEAATSAEKHLWVIDEAEHVEGFHILRDEYLAKISEFLRHSLRDPVEKQFSRDGGRRKAAGDLKLRRGDAPGAPRSAPTPKH; encoded by the coding sequence GTGAATCCCTGGCTGCTTTTGCTTTTGCTGATACCGATCGGCTTGGCCGGCCTCTGGACGCTGCTGGTCTTTCGTACCGCCTGGTACCTGACCCACCCGAACCCACGCCACACGCCCAAGGGCTATGCGCCCGATTTCGACCCCTCGGTGCTGGGACTCGAACCTGTACAGATCGAAAGCCGGACCGGCATGACGCTCAAGGCATGGATCGCCCGGCCCAAACACCATCCGGCGTCGGTAATCCTCTGTCACGGGGTTTGGACCAACCACAAGGAAATGGTCGGCCGCTGCGTCGAGCTGCTCAAGCTCGGATATGGCGTCGTACTGTTTGACTTCTCCGGCCACGGCGAGAGCGAGGGCAGCACCACCACGATGGGTTACCGGGAAATGCTGGACCTCCTTGGCGTCGTGGACTGGGCCGCAGACCAAGTGGAGCTGGGCCGGTTGGCGGTTTGGGGGAATTCAATGGGCGGCTCGGTGGCGATCATGGCCGCCGCGTTGGACGAGCGGCTGGAGGCGGTTATCGCCGACAGTCCATTTGCAACCCTGCGCGAGAACGTGGCCCGGGCATTCAAACGAATAACAGGGCTTCCGCCCTGGCTGTTCGTGGGTCCGGTAGTCTGGCTGGGTCAGCGACTGGTCGGACACCGGATGGACCACATCCGGCCGGTCGACTTGGTCGCTTCGCTGCATTCACGCCCGCTGATGGTCGTCCAGAGCGGGCAGGACTCAATCGTGAGCGCCGAGAGCACCCGCAAGTTGTTCGAGGCCGCTACCAGCGCCGAAAAGCACCTCTGGGTCATCGACGAAGCCGAGCACGTCGAAGGCTTTCATATCCTGCGCGACGAATACCTGGCCAAGATATCCGAGTTCCTGCGCCATTCGCTGCGCGATCCGGTTGAGAAGCAGTTCTCCCGGGACGGGGGGCGGAGGAAAGCGGCGGGCGACCTCAAGCTCCGGCGAGGCGACGCGCCCGGCGCTCCGCGATCTGCTCCCACTCCCAAGCATTAA
- a CDS encoding UDP-glucose/GDP-mannose dehydrogenase family protein: MPPDPGAPRIAVIGCGYVGLVSGACFAELGSRVHCLDIDRAKIAQLCAGEVPIYEPGLEELVRRNREAGRLEFGDSFAVAVPNADFVVIAVNTPVGDFGRADLSAIEKVARSIAEHVRPGTVVVDKSTVPVGTAEVVQQLIARHVDFPVPVVANPEFLREGSAVDDFLHPDRVVLGTADEAAGDAVQGLYAGIACPVVRTDLRSAEMIKYASNAYLAARISFINEIAAICERLGADVTTVSRGMGLDQRIGSRYLQAGIGWGGSCLGKDVLALEHMAAVAGSHPQLLRVVLEINRDARLGVVRRLRDLLGDVRGRKVALLGLAFKPQTDDIRDAPALEIARLLLADGAEVSACDPMAARRAAAAEPRAQVSDDPLAALTGADAAVLCTEWPQFVELDWEVAAARMRGRIVIDGRNALDGKSLRRLGFLYAGVGLPGPEAAADAVSSA; this comes from the coding sequence TTGCCCCCTGATCCGGGTGCCCCGCGAATCGCGGTAATCGGCTGCGGCTACGTCGGCCTGGTTTCGGGAGCATGCTTTGCCGAGCTCGGCAGCCGTGTGCACTGCCTGGACATCGACCGCGCAAAGATCGCCCAACTGTGCGCCGGCGAGGTGCCTATCTACGAGCCAGGACTGGAAGAACTGGTCCGGCGCAACCGGGAGGCGGGCCGACTGGAATTCGGCGATTCGTTCGCCGTTGCAGTGCCGAACGCCGACTTCGTCGTGATTGCGGTAAACACGCCGGTCGGCGACTTTGGGCGGGCCGACCTTTCCGCGATCGAGAAGGTTGCCCGTTCGATCGCCGAACACGTCCGCCCCGGGACGGTGGTCGTGGACAAGAGCACGGTCCCGGTTGGCACGGCCGAGGTCGTCCAGCAGCTGATCGCCCGGCACGTGGACTTCCCGGTACCGGTGGTCGCCAATCCGGAGTTTCTGCGCGAGGGATCGGCGGTCGACGATTTCCTGCATCCCGACCGGGTCGTGCTTGGCACCGCCGACGAAGCGGCCGGTGACGCGGTGCAGGGCCTGTACGCCGGGATAGCGTGCCCGGTGGTGCGCACCGACCTGCGCAGCGCCGAAATGATCAAGTACGCCTCCAACGCGTACCTGGCCGCCCGGATTTCATTCATCAACGAAATCGCGGCAATCTGCGAGCGGCTGGGCGCCGACGTGACCACCGTGTCCAGAGGCATGGGGCTCGACCAGCGGATCGGATCGCGCTATCTGCAGGCCGGAATCGGGTGGGGAGGAAGTTGTCTCGGCAAGGACGTTCTCGCGCTGGAGCACATGGCGGCGGTCGCCGGTTCGCACCCGCAGCTTTTGCGGGTGGTGCTGGAAATCAACCGCGACGCCCGCCTCGGGGTGGTGCGCCGGCTGCGCGACTTGCTGGGCGACGTGCGGGGCCGCAAAGTTGCGCTCCTGGGTCTTGCCTTCAAGCCGCAGACCGACGACATCCGCGACGCTCCGGCGCTGGAAATCGCGCGCTTGCTGCTCGCCGACGGCGCCGAAGTGAGCGCCTGCGACCCGATGGCTGCCCGGCGGGCCGCCGCCGCGGAGCCCCGGGCACAGGTCTCCGACGATCCCTTGGCCGCGTTGACCGGGGCCGACGCCGCCGTGCTCTGCACGGAATGGCCCCAGTTCGTGGAGCTGGACTGGGAAGTTGCGGCGGCCAGGATGCGGGGGCGGATTGTCATCGACGGCCGCAACGCCCTTGACGGCAAGAGCCTGCGCCGGCTCGGGTTCTTGTACGCGGGCGTTGGTCTTCCGGGCCCGGAAGCGGCCGCCGACGCGGTTTCAAGCGCGTGA
- the plsX gene encoding phosphate acyltransferase PlsX, with protein sequence MSEQRPRVIFDVMGGDHAPGPMVVGALRAARDYGISSLLVGDRAAIEPHLAEGGQERDLIEVAHAGAVIGMDEHPAEAVRNRPDSSLVRSIELLRDGAGGSTVSLGNSGAIMAAAVLRLRRLPGVRRPVIASLLRLPGGATVWMDIGANADCDADHLCQFAQMGEIYARSELRIERPTVGLLNMGHEEGKGPQVVRDAAAMIAARGLNFVGNVEPQMMLRAEVDVVVADGFTMNIAVKTLEALADMIFGTVRDYARSSLRGRLGGMLLRPAFAGLRSQVDYREIGAAPLLGVNGLVLIGHGRSRERAVVGAIRQADRLTRVDAVSQLARAFAP encoded by the coding sequence ATGTCCGAGCAGCGACCGCGGGTCATCTTCGACGTCATGGGCGGCGATCATGCGCCCGGACCGATGGTCGTCGGAGCTCTGCGGGCGGCCCGCGATTACGGCATATCCAGCCTGCTTGTTGGTGACCGGGCCGCGATCGAACCGCATTTGGCCGAAGGCGGTCAGGAACGCGACCTGATCGAGGTCGCCCATGCCGGCGCGGTAATTGGCATGGACGAACATCCGGCCGAGGCGGTCAGGAACAGGCCCGATTCCTCCCTGGTGCGGTCGATCGAGTTGCTGCGCGACGGCGCCGGCGGATCCACGGTTTCGCTTGGCAACAGCGGCGCGATCATGGCGGCCGCAGTGCTGCGGCTGCGTCGCCTGCCCGGGGTGCGCCGCCCGGTAATTGCCTCGCTGCTGCGATTGCCAGGCGGGGCGACGGTCTGGATGGACATAGGCGCCAATGCTGACTGCGACGCGGATCATCTCTGCCAGTTCGCCCAAATGGGTGAGATTTATGCTCGGTCCGAGCTGAGAATCGAACGACCTACGGTGGGGCTGCTGAACATGGGCCACGAAGAGGGCAAGGGTCCGCAGGTGGTCAGGGACGCGGCGGCGATGATTGCCGCCAGGGGGTTAAATTTCGTCGGCAACGTCGAGCCCCAGATGATGCTGCGGGCCGAAGTCGACGTCGTCGTTGCCGACGGGTTCACGATGAATATTGCGGTCAAGACCCTCGAAGCGTTGGCCGACATGATCTTCGGCACCGTGCGCGACTATGCCCGTTCCTCGCTGCGGGGTCGGCTTGGCGGGATGCTGCTACGACCGGCTTTCGCCGGCCTTCGCTCGCAAGTTGACTACCGCGAGATCGGAGCCGCCCCGCTGCTCGGGGTCAACGGACTGGTCCTCATCGGTCACGGTCGCTCCCGCGAGCGCGCCGTGGTCGGCGCCATCCGCCAAGCCGACAGGCTGACCAGGGTCGACGCGGTTTCCCAGTTGGCGCGTGCCTTTGCCCCCTGA